Proteins from one Xiphophorus hellerii strain 12219 chromosome 8, Xiphophorus_hellerii-4.1, whole genome shotgun sequence genomic window:
- the acads gene encoding short-chain specific acyl-CoA dehydrogenase, mitochondrial, with the protein MSALFKARKVIDFCLHGSRSLSQLAELPETHQLLRQTCRDFADRELAPIAAKLDKEHFYPAKQVKELGAMGVMAMEVPEELGGAGMDYLAYSLAVEEISRGCASTGVVVSVNNSLYIGPILKFGTEEQKKQWISPFTAGDKVGCFALSEPGNGSDAGAASTTAHQDGEEWVLNGTKAWITNCWDASATVVFATTDKKLKHKGISAFLIPMPHPGLSLGKKEDKLGIKASSTANIILEDCKIPLNNMLGPRGAGFKIAMQTLDSGRIGIASQALGIAQASLDCAADYAHKRTAFGAPIGKLQAIQFKLADMGVAIESARLLTWKASLLRDAKKAFTKEAAMAKLAASEAATFCSHQAIQILGGMGYVTDMPAERHYRDARITEIYEGTSEIQRLVIAGQILKEYQS; encoded by the exons ATGTCGGCACTTTTTAAAGCTAGAAAAG TTATAGACTTCTGTCTCCATGGCAGCCGCAGTCTGTCCCAGCTGGCCGAGTTGCCGGAGACGCATCAGTTACTGAGGCAGACCTGCAGAGACTTTGCAGACAGAGAACTGGCCCCCATTGCTGCCAAGCTCGATAAGGAGCATTTTTACCCTGCTAAGCAG GTAAAGGAGCTGGGGGCGATGGGTGTGATGGCCATGGAGGTGCCAGAGGAGCTGGGTGGAGCGGGGATGGACTACCTGGCTTACAGCCTGGCCGTGGAGGAAATCAGCCGAGGCTGCGCCAGCACGGGCGTGGTGGTCTCCGTTAACAAC TCTCTGTACATCGGGCCCATCCTGAAGTTTGGCACAGAGGAACAGAAGAAGCAGTGGATCAGCCCGTTCACTGCTGGAGACAAGGTGGGCTGCTTCGCCCTCAGCGAGCCAG GAAACGGGAGCGATGCGGGCGCTGCCTCCACCACCGCCCATCAGGACGGAGAGGAGTGGGTGCTGAACGGAACCAAAGCCTGGATCACCAACTGCTGGGACGCCTCGGCTACGGTCGTGTTCGCCACCACGGACAAGAAGCTCAAACACAAG GGAATCAGTGCCTTCCTGATCCCCATGCCGCACCCCGGACTCTCTCTGGGAAAAAAGGAGGACAAGCTGGGCATCAAGGCCTCGTCCACCGCAAACATCATCCTGGAGGACTGCAAGATCCCACTGAACAACATGCTGGGGCCCCGCGGCGCCGGCTTCAAAATCGCTATG CAAACCCTGGACAGCGGGCGGATCGGCATCGCGTCCCAGGCTCTCGGCATCGCTCAGGCGTCACTGGACTGCGCCGCCGACTACGCACACAAGAGGACCGCCTTCGGAGCGCCCATTGGCAAGCTGCAAGCCATCCAG TTTAAACTGGCTGACATGGGCGTGGCCATAGAGAGCGCCCGCCTGCTCACCTGGAAAGCTTCACTCCTCCGAGACGCGAAGAAAGCCTTCACCAAG GAAGCAGCCATGGCCAAACTTGCGGCGTCTGAGGCCGCCACTTTCTGCTCCCATCAG GCCATCCAGATCCTGGGCGGGATGGGCTACGTGACGGACATGCCCGCCGAGAGACACTACCGCGACGCCCGCATCACAGAGATCTACGAGGGCACCAGTGAGATCCAGAGGCTGGTCATCGCCGGTCAGATCCTGAAGGAATACCAGTCATAG